The following coding sequences are from one Luteolibacter yonseiensis window:
- a CDS encoding glycoside hydrolase family 125 protein yields MNPEKTPDTRDRSTWSRRNFMQRTALAASALALAPSVHAADAAFPVVRTPVEKRKFKSAAIDAAIEKFKSSVGNKELGWLFENCFPNTLDTTVEFKMIDGRPDTYVITGDIDAMWLRDSSAQVYPYLHFIKEDKPLKDLIAGVINRQTRCILKDPYANAFYENDSVDGHWKDDMTDMKPGVHERKWEIDSLCYPIRLAYEYWKTCGDVSPFDEKWREAIKLTLKTFIEQQRKNGKGPYHFMRKTEYATDSLPGRGYGNPAKPVGLIYSAFRPSDDATIFPFLIPSNFFAMVSLRQAAEMVETIVKDKELAGECRALADEVEKALAEHAIVHHPKGGKVYAFEVDAFGNFYCTDDGNIPNLLSLPYLGAVKQDDEIYLNTRKLLLSDQNPYWCIGKAANGLGGPHVGVDMIWPLGVIVQALTATDDAELKGCIETLRKTHADTGFMHEAFHKDDPKKFTRSWFAWANTIFGELLWTTYQKNPKLLD; encoded by the coding sequence ATGAACCCAGAAAAAACACCCGACACCCGCGACCGGTCCACCTGGAGCCGCCGCAATTTCATGCAACGCACCGCATTGGCAGCCTCCGCGCTGGCTCTCGCTCCATCCGTCCACGCCGCGGATGCCGCGTTTCCCGTAGTCCGCACGCCTGTCGAAAAGCGCAAGTTCAAGAGCGCCGCCATCGATGCCGCGATCGAAAAATTCAAGTCCTCCGTCGGCAACAAGGAACTCGGCTGGCTGTTCGAAAACTGTTTCCCGAACACTCTGGATACGACCGTCGAGTTCAAGATGATCGACGGCCGTCCGGACACCTACGTCATCACCGGCGACATCGACGCCATGTGGCTGCGCGACAGCTCGGCACAGGTTTATCCCTATCTCCACTTCATCAAGGAAGACAAGCCGCTCAAGGATCTCATCGCGGGCGTCATCAACCGCCAGACGCGCTGCATCCTGAAGGACCCTTACGCGAACGCTTTCTATGAAAACGATTCGGTTGACGGACATTGGAAGGACGACATGACCGACATGAAACCCGGCGTGCACGAGCGGAAATGGGAGATTGACTCGCTCTGTTACCCCATCCGCCTCGCCTACGAGTATTGGAAGACCTGCGGCGACGTTTCCCCATTCGATGAAAAATGGCGCGAGGCCATCAAGCTCACGCTCAAGACGTTCATCGAGCAGCAACGCAAGAACGGCAAGGGACCCTACCACTTCATGCGCAAGACCGAGTATGCGACCGATTCGCTGCCCGGCCGGGGTTACGGGAACCCGGCGAAGCCCGTCGGCCTGATCTACTCCGCCTTCCGCCCCAGCGATGACGCGACGATCTTCCCCTTCCTCATTCCATCGAACTTCTTCGCCATGGTCAGCCTGCGCCAGGCGGCGGAGATGGTGGAAACAATCGTCAAGGACAAGGAACTCGCCGGCGAGTGCCGCGCCCTCGCGGACGAGGTGGAGAAAGCGCTCGCCGAGCACGCCATCGTCCACCATCCGAAAGGAGGCAAGGTATACGCTTTCGAGGTGGATGCCTTCGGCAACTTCTACTGCACCGACGACGGCAACATCCCGAACCTCCTCTCCCTTCCCTACCTCGGCGCGGTGAAGCAGGACGACGAGATCTACCTGAACACCCGCAAACTGCTGCTTTCCGACCAGAATCCCTACTGGTGCATCGGCAAGGCCGCCAACGGACTCGGCGGACCACACGTCGGCGTGGACATGATCTGGCCGCTCGGCGTGATCGTCCAGGCCCTCACCGCCACCGACGACGCCGAACTGAAAGGCTGCATCGAGACCCTCCGCAAGACCCACGCGGACACCGGCTTCATGCACGAGGCGTTCCACAAGGACGACCCGAAGAAGTTCACCCGCTCGTGGTTCGCCTGGGCGAACACGATCTTCGGAGAACTTCTCTGGACCACCTACCAGAAGAATCCGAAGCTGCTGGATTGA